The Arvicola amphibius chromosome 11, mArvAmp1.2, whole genome shotgun sequence genome has a segment encoding these proteins:
- the LOC119826399 gene encoding cell death-inducing p53-target protein 1, producing the protein MSNEPPPPYPGGPTAPLLEEKSGAPPTPGRTSPAVMQPPPGMPLPSADIAPPPYEPPGHPMPQPGFVPPHMNADGTYMPAGFYPPPGPHPPMGYYPPGPYPPGPYPGPGGHTATVLVPSGAATTVTVLQGEIFEGAPVQTVCPHCQQAITTKISYEIGLMNFVLGFFCCFMGCDLGCCLIPCLINDFKDVTHTCPSCKAYIYTYKRLC; encoded by the coding sequence ATGTCTAATGAGCCACCCCCTCCTTATCCTGGAGGCCCTACAGCCCCACTACTAGAGGAAAAAAGTGGAGCCCCACCTACCCCAGGCCGCACCTCCCCAGCGGTGATGCAGCCACCACCAGGCATGCCACTGCCCTCTGCTGACATTGCTCCTCCACCTTATGAGCCACCTGGTCATCCAATGCCTCAGCCTGGCTTTGTGCCCCCTCACATGAATGCAGATGGCACCTACATGCCTGCAGGTTTCTACCCTCCTCCAGGCCCTCACCCACCTATGGGCTATTATCCACCAGGACCCTACCCACCAGGGCCCTATCCTGGCCCTGGGGGCCACACGGCCACAGTCTTGGTCCCATCAGGGGCAGCCACCACGGTGACAGTACTACAGGGAGAGATCTTTGAAGGTGCACCTGTGCAGACAGTGTGCCCCCACTGCCAGCAGGCAATCACCACCAAGATTTCCTACGAGATTGGCCTGATGAACTTTGTGCTGGGTTTCTTCTGCTGCTTCATGGGGTGTGACCTGGGCTGCTGCTTGATCCCCTGTCTCATCAATGACTTCAAGGATGTGACGCACACGTGTCCCAGCTGCAAAGCCTACATCTACACATACAAGCGCTTATGCTAA